The following coding sequences lie in one Phragmites australis chromosome 8, lpPhrAust1.1, whole genome shotgun sequence genomic window:
- the LOC133926606 gene encoding potassium channel KOR1-like — translation MGRGLGSKRRVAEEDEEPEEEYEVDVVRDHIASSRGSRLALLGSDLRLGRFLPRRRHRRPLAGDAADGYFHDLVIHPDNKWYRLWTQFILCWAVYSSFFTPMEFGFFRGLPRNLFFLDIAGQIAFLIDIVVKFFVAYHDPDTYKIVYDPSAIALRYCKSSFIFDLLGCFPWDAIYKACGSKEEVRYLMWIRLTRVTKVTEFFWQLEKDIRVNYLFTRIVKLIVVELYCTHTAACIFYYLATTLPESMEGYTWIGSLQLGDYSYANFREIDLAKRYITSLYFAIVTMATVGYGDIHAVNVREMIFIMIYVSFDMILGAYLIGNMTALIVKGSRTERFRDKMKEVIRYMNRNKLGKEIREQIKGHLRLQYESSYTEASVLQDVPISIRAKISQTLYKPYIESIPLLEGCSAEFIQQIVIRLQEEFFLPGEIILEQGSAVDQLYFVCHGALEGVGIGEDGQEETLLMLEPESSFGEIAILCNIPQPYTVRVCELCRLLRLDKRSFTNILEIYFVDGRKILSNLSESNEYGGRINQLESDITFHIGKQEAELTLRVNSAAFYGDLHQLKSLIRAGADPKNTDYDGRSPLHLAASRGYEDVVQFLINEGVDINLTDQFGDTPLLEAVKQGHERVASLLFGKGAKLSLKNAGSHLCTAVAKGDSDFVRRALAYGADPNCKDYDHRTPLHIAAAGGLYLIAKMLVDAGASVFATDRWGTTPLDEGRMCGGRTLASLLEQARADELSKFPDRGEEVGDKMHPRRCSVFPYHPWRDDGEERRKEGVVQWIPHTIEGLVASAQEKLNVPGPVSRLRLLCEDGARVLDVDMVNDGQKLYLVGGDDDDQKDGE, via the exons atggggagggggcTGGGTTCGAAGCGGAgggtggcggaggaggacgaggaaccCGAGGAGGAGTACGAGGTGGACGTGGTGCGCGACCATATCGCCTCGTCCCGTGGCAGCCGCCTCGCGCTCCTCGGCTCCGACCTCCGCCTCGGCCGCTtcctcccgcgccgccgccacaGGCGCCCGCTCGCCGGGGACGCGGCCGACGGATACTTCCACGACCTCGTCATCCACCCTGACAACAA GTGGTATCGGTTATGGACCCAGTTCATATTGTGTTGGGCGGTGTACAGTTCCTTCTTCACGCCCATGGAGTTCGGTTTCTTCAGAGGGCTCCCAAGGAACCTGTTCTTCCTGGACATAGCTGGACAGATCGCATTCCTTATCGACATTGTTGTGAAGTTTTTCGTCGCTTACCATGACCCCGACACGTACAAAATCGTCTACGATCCCAGTGCTATTGCCCTCCG TTATTGCAAATCAAGCTTCATTTTTGATCTTCTTGGTTGCTTCCCATGGGATGCTATCTACAAG GCTTGCGGAAGTAAAGAAGAAGTAAGATACCTGATGTGGATTCGCTTGACACGGGTTACTAAGGTGACGGAGTTCTTCTGGCAATTGGAGAAGGACATACGTGTGAACTACCTTTTCACAAGGATAGTGAAGCTCATAGTGGTTGAACTCTACTGTACACACACAGCAGCCTGTATCTTCTATTACCTGGCTACAACGCTTCCTGAATCAATGGAAGGATACACATGGATAGGGAGTTTACAGTTGGGGGACTACAGCTATGCGAATTTCAGGGAGATCGATCTTGCCAAGCGCTATATAACATCATTATACTTCGCAATCGTCACCATGGCAACTGTTG GTTACGGTGACATTCATGCTGTAAATGTCAGAGAAATGATATTCATCATGATTTATGTTTCGTTTGATATGATTCTTGGCGCTTACCTTATTGGTAACATGACTGCGCTAATTGTGAAAGGCTCGAGAACAGAGCGGTTTAGGGACAAGATGAAAGAAGTGATCAGGTATATGAACAGAAATAAACTTGGAAAGGAAATAAGAGAACAGATCAAAGGACACTTGAGGTTACAGTACGAGAGCAGCTACACTGAAGCTTCCGTCCTTCAGGACGTCCCAATTTCTATTCGCGCAAAG ATTTCTCAAACACTATATAAGCCATATATCGAAAGCATTCCTCTGTTGGAAGGATGTTCAGCAGAGTTCATTCAACAGATT GTGATCAGGCTGCAAGAGGAGTTCTTCTTACCAGGCGAAATTATTTTGGAGCAAGGAAGCGCAGTCGACCAATTATATTTTGTCTGCCACGGTGCACTG GAAGGTGTTGGTATTGGTGAAGACGGCCAAGAGGAGACTCTCCTGATGCTGGAGCCAGAGAGCTCCTTCGGCGAAATCGCGATCCTCTGCAACATCCCGCAGCCCTACACGGTCCGCGTCTGCGAGCTCTGCCGGCTCCTGCGGCTCGATAAGCGGTCCTTCACCAACATCCTGGAGATCTACTTCGTCGACGGGAGGAAGATCCTGAGCAACCTCTCCGAG AGCAATGAGTACGGCGGGCGGATCAATCAGCTGGAGTCGGACATCACGTTCCACATCGGGAAGCAGGAGGCGGAGCTCACTCTGCGGGTCAACAGCGCCGCCTTCTACGGCGACCTGCACCAGCTGAAAAGCCTCATCCGGGCGGGGGCCGACCCCAAGAACACCGACTACGACGGCCGGTCTCCTCTG CATCTCGCGGCATCCAGAGGTTACGAGGACGTCGTGCAGTTCCTCATCAACGAAGGCGTCGACATCAATCTCACCG ATCAGTTTGGGGACACGCCGTTGCTGGAGGCGGTGAAGCAGGGGCATGAACGGGTGGCGTCGCTGCTGTTCGGCAAGGGGGCCAAGCTGAGCCTGAAGAACGCCGGCAGCCACCTGTGCACGGCGGTCGCCAAGGGGGACTCGGACTTCGTCCGGCGAGCGCTGGCCTACGGCGCGGACCCCAACTGCAAAGACTACGACCACCGCACCCCCCTCCacatcgccgccgccgggggCCTCTACCTCATCGCCAAGATGCTCGTCGATGCCGGCGCCAGCGTGTTCGCCACGGACAG ATGGGGCACCACTCCGCTTGACGAAGGGCGCATGTGCGGCGGCCGGACGCTGGCGTCGTTGCTGGAGCAGGCGcgggccgacgagctctccaaGTTTCCCGATCGCGGCGAGGAAGTCGGAG ACAAGATGCACCCGCGGCGGTGCTCGGTGTTCCCGTACCACCCGTGGCGGGACGACGGCGAGGAGCGCCGAAAGGAGGGAGTGGTGCAGTGGATCCCGCACACCATCGAGGGCCTCGTGGCGTCGGCGCAGGAGAAGCTCAACGTGCCGGGCCCGGTCTCGCGGCTGCGGCTTCTCTGCGAGGACGGGGCGAGGGTGCTCGACGTAGACATGGTCAATGACGGCCAGAAGCTGTACCTGGTcggaggcgacgacgacgatCAGAAGGATGGCGAGTAG